The Thamnophis elegans isolate rThaEle1 chromosome Z, rThaEle1.pri, whole genome shotgun sequence genome contains a region encoding:
- the LOC116521443 gene encoding olfactory receptor 14A16-like, with protein sequence MGNKSIITDFLLMGFSDDQDMQLFYFFMFLFVYLTAVVGNFLIISAVVFNQHLHTPMYFFLVNLSFVDICYISTTVPKTIAVSITYNKMIPYAGCVAQVFLVITFVGAEIFLLTIMAYDRYVAICHPLEYRLIMNWNACIQMAAIAWISTLIHAVLETSLTFRVNFCGFNMIGQFFCNMPQLQKIACTDSKGHQILILLIGLSVNSFCFAFILTSYCYIFSSVLKIPTVQGRHKAFSTCIPHLTVFALFIITAVFSFLRPKSLSSPKVDLISGVLYTILPPVFNPIIYSLRNKDIQKTVLKISQKLKEFMV encoded by the coding sequence ATGGGCAACAAATCCATTATAACAGATTTCCTCCTAATGGGATTTTCAGATGATCAAGATATgcaacttttctatttttttatgtttctctttgtttatttaaCAGCAGTAGTGGGGAATTTTCTCATCATCTCAGCCGTGGTCTTCAATCAACATCTTCATACACCCATGTACTTCTTTCTGGTCAATCTATCATTTGTAGATATTTGCTACATCTCTACTACAGTTCCCAAAACAATAGCTGTTTCAATTACATACAACAAAATGATTCCTTATGCTGGATGTGTTGCACAAGTCTTTTTAGTTATTACATTTGTTGGGGCAGAGATTTTCTTGCTTACTATCATGGCTTATGATCGGTATGTTGCCATCTGCCATCCTTTGGAGTACAGATTGATTATGAACTGGAATGCCTGCATCCAAATGGCAGCTATTGCATGGATATCCACTCTGATTCATGCAGTGTTAGAAACCAGTTTGACTTTTCGGGTGAACTTTTGTGGATTCAACATGATCGGGCAGTTTTTTTGTAATATGCCTCAGTTACAAAAGATAGCTTGTACTGATTCAAAAGGTCACCAAATTTTAATTCTTCTGATTGGGCTCAGTGTGAATTCTTTTTGCTTTGCATTCATTTTGACATCTTATTGCTATATTTTCTCTTCTGTATTGAAAATTCCAACAGTTCAAGGAAGACACAAAGCTTTCTCAACTTGCATTCCCCACCTCACTGTTTTTGCGTTGTTTATTATTACCGCTGTTTTCTCATTTTTGAGACCAAAGTCACTTTCCTCCCCCAAAGTAGATTTAATTTCTGGAGTTTTATATACAATTTTGCCACCTGTTTTTAATCCCATAATTTATAGTTTGAGGAATAAGGATATCCAAAAAACTGTGTTGAAAATATCacagaaattaaaagaatttatggTTTGA